The Nitrosococcus watsonii C-113 genome includes the window CTAGCCCGCTTCGTGCCCGTTCCTCCAGAGCATCAAGACCACTTTTTAAATCCTGGACTTCTGCTTTTAGAACCTGATTACGTTCAATCAAGGTGGCATTCTCATGCCGCTGCTGTTTTATACTACGACTCAACTGCCGCAGTTCCCCCAAACCATCCTTGCTTATCCACAATTGGTATTGAAGTGCTAACAACAACACTAATAACAAGCCAACAATGAACTTCATGGGACATAGATAGGCTTTTCGCTAGCGGTGTGTAAAAGCCTGACGCCCTGGGTAATGGGCCTTGCCCCCGAGTTCCGCTTCTATTCGCAGCAACTGATTGTATTTAGCTACTCGGTCTGTCCGGGATAGGGAACCGGTTTTAATCTGACCGCTCTGGGTAGCCACGGCCAGATCCGCAATCGTCGTATCTTCGGTTTCTCCAGAGCGGTGGGAAATCACTGCCGTATAACCCGCCTCCTGGGCCATACGGATAGCGGCCAGGGTTTCGGTTAAAGTCCCAATCTGATTAACCTTGATTAAAATGGAATTGGCTATACCTCGGTTAATGCCTTCCTTGAGAATAGCGGTATTGGTGACAAACAAATCATCCCCTACGAGCTGCACTCGCTGGCCTAGGCGTTGGGTTAGCAAAGCCCAGCCCTCCCAATCGTCCTCCGCCATGCCATCTTCCACGGAGAGAATGGGATACTGCTCCACCCAAGCAGCAAGAACGCCCGTAAACTCCTCTCTATCGAGCGTCTTACCCTCTGAAGCCAGTACATAACGGCCATCTTGATAAAATTCGGAACTCGCCGTATCCAGGGCTAGGCTGATATCGCGGCCAGGCTCAAAACCCGCCTGGGTAATCGCTTCCAGGATCACTTCAATAGCAGCCACGTTCGATGAAAGATCCGGCGCGAAACCACCCTCATCACCCACGCCTGTGCCCAAACCTCGTCCCCGTAACACTTTTTTTAACGCATGAAATACCTCGGCGCCATAGCGCACCGCTTCTGCGATACTGCTCGCCCCTACCGGCACAATCATGAACTCTTGCAGATCCACATTGTTATCCGCATGGGCCCCGCCATTGATGATATTCATCATGGGTACCGGCATCTGGAAGCGCTCATCTGCGCTTAAATAGTGGTAGAGGGGTTTTTCCGCTGCCAGAGCCGCTGCCCGCGCTACAGCCAGGGAAACGGCCAAAATGGCATTGGCTCCCAAACGGCTTTTGCTGGACGTGCCATCCAGATCGAGCATGGCCTGATCGATGCTCTCCTGGGCTTCCGCTTCCT containing:
- the ftsB gene encoding cell division protein FtsB, whose protein sequence is MKFIVGLLLVLLLALQYQLWISKDGLGELRQLSRSIKQQRHENATLIERNQVLKAEVQDLKSGLDALEERARSGLGMIKQGETFFQVVEEP
- the eno gene encoding phosphopyruvate hydratase, whose product is MSKIIDIMGREILDSRGNPTVEADVVLEGGVRGRAAVPSGASTGTREAVELRDEDSSRYGGQGVLKAVGHINGDIRQRLVGQEAEAQESIDQAMLDLDGTSSKSRLGANAILAVSLAVARAAALAAEKPLYHYLSADERFQMPVPMMNIINGGAHADNNVDLQEFMIVPVGASSIAEAVRYGAEVFHALKKVLRGRGLGTGVGDEGGFAPDLSSNVAAIEVILEAITQAGFEPGRDISLALDTASSEFYQDGRYVLASEGKTLDREEFTGVLAAWVEQYPILSVEDGMAEDDWEGWALLTQRLGQRVQLVGDDLFVTNTAILKEGINRGIANSILIKVNQIGTLTETLAAIRMAQEAGYTAVISHRSGETEDTTIADLAVATQSGQIKTGSLSRTDRVAKYNQLLRIEAELGGKAHYPGRQAFTHR